Proteins co-encoded in one Streptococcus parauberis NCFD 2020 genomic window:
- a CDS encoding chloride channel protein codes for MSKKIKEFTKWTVLLVLTGISAAIAASLMIFLIELIQGLSFGITHGSFDDQISYVNPIRRFFSVCLSGLLAAFGWHYLSKYLNPSPTITEIVHKDKEPKPSANFLHGLLQMATVSMGSPLGREGASREAAVAITGSWLPYIKLDKNKSILLLACASGAALGAVYNAPLATLIFIMENVLLSWSWKNAYAASVTSFIAVGFVNLVFGSEIQYKIQQLEWNTDLFIWSLISGCLLAIIIYTYKSLLESSPKKDPKSKNYLIFVPLSFILVAILSLYFPEILGNGKAGLIYYFNQPFSATYAFPLFLAKALAVYITFYAGAYGGRIAPSMMMGGALGLFTAQLSNMILHSHIPIQFAILIGAALFLAIINNIPIAAVLFLLEITGQPLINGIPVAMAMASAYLTIYFLKKFAQKKSRKV; via the coding sequence ATGTCAAAAAAAATTAAAGAATTTACAAAATGGACTGTTTTATTAGTACTGACCGGAATAAGTGCGGCTATTGCTGCCAGTTTAATGATCTTTCTCATTGAACTTATTCAAGGATTGAGCTTTGGAATTACGCATGGAAGTTTTGATGACCAAATCTCTTATGTCAATCCAATCCGACGTTTTTTTTCAGTCTGCTTGTCTGGGCTCCTGGCAGCCTTTGGTTGGCACTATTTAAGTAAATACTTAAACCCAAGTCCGACAATTACAGAAATAGTTCATAAAGATAAGGAGCCAAAACCCAGCGCCAACTTTCTCCATGGTCTGCTTCAGATGGCGACCGTTTCTATGGGGTCACCTTTAGGTCGAGAAGGTGCTTCCAGAGAAGCTGCTGTGGCGATAACTGGAAGTTGGTTACCCTATATTAAGCTGGATAAAAATAAAAGCATCCTACTCTTAGCCTGTGCTTCTGGAGCGGCCTTGGGTGCCGTCTATAATGCTCCCTTAGCGACCCTCATTTTTATCATGGAAAATGTCCTCCTATCATGGTCTTGGAAAAATGCTTATGCTGCCAGTGTAACATCTTTTATTGCAGTTGGTTTTGTAAACTTAGTATTTGGTAGCGAGATTCAGTATAAAATTCAGCAGTTAGAATGGAACACTGACCTCTTTATATGGTCCCTAATCTCAGGCTGTCTTCTAGCCATCATCATCTACACCTACAAAAGTTTACTTGAAAGTTCACCTAAAAAAGATCCCAAATCTAAAAATTATTTGATTTTTGTCCCACTGTCCTTCATCCTTGTAGCTATCTTAAGTCTTTATTTTCCTGAAATTTTAGGCAATGGCAAAGCAGGTTTGATTTACTATTTCAACCAACCCTTTTCAGCCACATATGCTTTTCCACTCTTTTTGGCAAAAGCCTTAGCAGTTTATATTACCTTTTATGCCGGAGCTTATGGTGGTAGAATTGCACCTTCCATGATGATGGGCGGCGCTTTGGGACTATTTACAGCCCAATTATCAAATATGATTCTCCATAGTCATATACCCATCCAATTTGCAATCTTAATTGGTGCAGCTTTATTTTTAGCTATAATCAATAATATTCCAATTGCAGCAGTCCTTTTCTTACTTGAAATTACTGGACAGCCACTAATCAATGGAATTCCAGTAGCTATGGCAATGGCCTCAGCATATCTTACAATATATTTCTTAAAAAAATTTGCCCAAAAAAAAAGTAGAAAAGTTTAA
- the prsA gene encoding peptidylprolyl isomerase PrsA, giving the protein MKKSNKLITGFITLASVMTLAACNSTNDNTKLVSMKGDTITVTDFYNEAKTTQAAQQSMLSLILSRVFEGQYGKKVSDKEVEKSYNKTAEQYGASFSEALSQAGMTTETYKKQIRTTMLVTYAVKQEAEKELTDANYKKAYDNYTPKMTTQVITLDDEEKAKKVLEETKAEGANFEDIAKKNTVNEKKKVDYTFDSSDKSLPSDVIKEASKLKAGEKSELISVMDPSTYQKKYYIVNMAKKEDKKADWKEYKTRLKEIILDEKNNDTAFQNKVIAKELDRANVKIKDKAFSNILSQFATDKQSANSALKTSVDK; this is encoded by the coding sequence ATGAAAAAATCTAATAAGTTAATTACTGGTTTTATTACACTTGCATCAGTAATGACATTAGCAGCATGTAATTCAACAAATGACAATACTAAACTGGTTTCAATGAAGGGTGATACAATCACTGTAACTGACTTTTATAATGAAGCAAAGACAACACAAGCTGCACAACAATCAATGCTCAGTTTAATTTTATCGCGTGTTTTTGAAGGCCAATATGGTAAAAAAGTATCTGATAAAGAAGTAGAAAAGTCATACAATAAAACTGCTGAACAATATGGGGCATCATTCTCTGAAGCACTTTCACAAGCTGGTATGACAACTGAAACATATAAAAAACAAATTCGTACAACCATGCTAGTCACATATGCAGTTAAGCAAGAAGCTGAAAAAGAATTAACAGATGCTAATTACAAAAAAGCCTATGATAACTACACACCTAAGATGACTACTCAAGTCATTACTTTAGATGATGAAGAAAAAGCTAAAAAAGTATTAGAAGAAACAAAAGCAGAAGGTGCTAATTTCGAAGATATTGCTAAAAAGAATACTGTTAATGAAAAGAAAAAAGTAGATTATACCTTTGATTCGTCTGACAAAAGCTTGCCAAGTGATGTTATTAAAGAAGCTAGCAAATTAAAAGCTGGTGAAAAATCAGAGTTAATTTCAGTAATGGACCCTTCTACTTATCAGAAGAAATATTACATTGTTAACATGGCTAAGAAAGAAGATAAGAAAGCTGATTGGAAAGAATATAAAACTCGTCTAAAAGAAATTATTTTGGATGAAAAAAACAATGATACTGCTTTCCAAAACAAAGTTATCGCAAAAGAGTTAGATAGAGCAAATGTCAAAATTAAAGATAAAGCATTCTCAAATATCTTATCTCAATTTGCTACTGATAAACAATCTGCTAATAGTGCATTGAAAACATCAGTTGATAAATAA
- the alaS gene encoding alanine--tRNA ligase: protein MKKLTSAEIRQMWLDFWKSKGHSVEPSANLVPVNDPTLLWINSGVATLKKYFDGSVTPENPRITNAQKSIRTNDIENVGKTARHHTMFEMLGNFSIGDYFRDEAIEWGFELLTSPEWFDFPKEKLYMTYYPADTDSYNRWIALGVEPSHLIPLEENFWEIGAGPSGPDTEIFFDRGESFDPENIGIRLLEEDLENDRYIEIWNIVLSQFNADPEVPRSEYKELPNKNIDTGAGLERLVAVMQGAKTNFETDLFMPIIREVETLSGKTYDQDGDNMSFKVIADHIRALSFAIGDGALPGNEGRGYVLRRLLRRAVMHGRRLGINQTFLYKLVMVVGQIMESYYPEILEKKDFIEKIVKREEETFARTIDAGSGHLDQLLAQLKEEGKDTLEGKDIFKLYDTYGFPVELTEEMAEDAGYKIDHDGFKAAMKEQQDRARAAVVKGGSMGMQNETLANITELSEFNYDREKLEGQLSVIVVDNERSEAVSEGQALLVFDQTPFYAEMGGQVADHGVILNDNGEVIANVIDVQKAPNGQALHTVEVLANLSVGTKYMLKVDHKRRFAVEKNHTATHLLHAALHNIIGKHATQAGSLNEEEFLRFDFTHFEAVTAEELRRIEEEVNQQIWNAIKVQTIESDVETAKSMGAMALFGEKYGKLVRVVVIGDYSVELCGGTHVSNTSEIGLFKIVKEEGIGSGTRRILAVTSKQAFEAYRKEEDALKEIASTIKAPQIEQVPTKVASLNEQVRELQKEVAELKEKAAAAQAGDVFKDVKEVNGHTYIATQVSVSDAGALRTFADNWKQKDYSDILILVAAIGEKVNVLVASKSKELHAGNVIKALAPIVSGRGGGKPDMAMAGGSDASKINDLLNEVPNQL, encoded by the coding sequence ATGAAAAAATTAACATCAGCTGAAATTCGCCAGATGTGGTTAGACTTTTGGAAATCAAAAGGTCACTCAGTGGAACCATCTGCAAATCTTGTTCCTGTAAATGATCCAACACTATTGTGGATTAACTCAGGGGTTGCAACTTTAAAGAAATATTTTGATGGGTCTGTCACTCCAGAAAATCCACGTATTACAAATGCACAAAAATCAATCCGTACTAACGATATTGAAAATGTTGGCAAGACTGCTCGTCACCATACCATGTTTGAAATGCTTGGTAACTTTTCAATTGGTGATTATTTCCGTGATGAAGCTATTGAATGGGGATTTGAGTTGTTAACAAGTCCAGAATGGTTTGATTTCCCTAAAGAAAAACTATACATGACTTATTATCCAGCTGATACTGATTCTTACAACCGTTGGATTGCTCTTGGCGTTGAGCCAAGTCACTTAATTCCTTTGGAAGAAAACTTCTGGGAAATTGGTGCGGGTCCTTCAGGTCCTGATACAGAGATTTTCTTTGACCGCGGTGAATCCTTCGATCCCGAAAATATTGGTATTCGTCTTTTAGAAGAAGACTTAGAAAATGATCGTTACATTGAGATTTGGAACATTGTTTTGTCACAATTTAATGCTGATCCTGAAGTTCCTCGTTCTGAATATAAAGAATTACCTAACAAAAACATTGATACGGGTGCTGGTCTAGAACGTTTAGTAGCTGTTATGCAAGGTGCTAAAACTAACTTTGAAACAGATTTGTTTATGCCAATCATTCGTGAAGTTGAAACACTTTCTGGTAAAACTTATGATCAAGATGGCGACAATATGAGCTTTAAAGTTATTGCTGATCATATTCGTGCTCTATCTTTCGCAATTGGTGATGGGGCACTTCCTGGTAACGAAGGTCGCGGATATGTATTACGTCGCTTGCTTCGTCGTGCGGTTATGCATGGTCGTCGTCTAGGCATTAACCAAACTTTCCTTTACAAATTAGTAATGGTTGTTGGTCAAATCATGGAATCTTACTACCCTGAAATTTTAGAGAAAAAAGATTTCATTGAAAAAATCGTTAAACGTGAAGAAGAAACATTTGCTCGTACCATCGATGCTGGTTCTGGTCATTTGGATCAATTGTTAGCACAGTTAAAAGAGGAGGGTAAAGATACACTTGAAGGTAAAGATATCTTTAAACTTTACGACACTTATGGTTTCCCGGTAGAATTGACTGAGGAAATGGCAGAAGATGCCGGTTATAAGATTGATCATGATGGCTTCAAAGCTGCTATGAAAGAACAACAAGACCGAGCGCGTGCTGCTGTGGTTAAAGGTGGTTCAATGGGCATGCAAAATGAAACTCTTGCAAATATCACTGAGTTATCTGAATTTAACTATGATAGAGAAAAATTAGAAGGTCAGTTATCAGTAATTGTTGTGGATAATGAACGTAGTGAAGCCGTATCAGAAGGACAAGCCTTATTAGTATTTGACCAAACACCATTCTACGCTGAAATGGGTGGACAAGTTGCTGACCATGGTGTTATTTTAAATGATAATGGTGAAGTTATTGCTAATGTGATTGATGTACAAAAAGCACCAAATGGTCAAGCACTTCATACAGTTGAAGTTTTAGCAAACTTATCAGTTGGCACAAAATATATGCTCAAAGTGGACCACAAACGTCGCTTTGCAGTAGAGAAAAACCATACTGCAACTCACTTGCTTCATGCTGCTTTGCATAATATTATTGGCAAACATGCTACTCAAGCAGGTTCATTAAATGAAGAAGAATTCCTTCGTTTTGACTTCACTCATTTTGAGGCAGTTACTGCTGAAGAGTTACGTCGTATTGAAGAAGAAGTTAACCAACAAATTTGGAATGCTATTAAAGTTCAAACGATTGAATCTGATGTTGAAACTGCTAAATCAATGGGTGCTATGGCGCTCTTTGGTGAAAAATATGGGAAGTTAGTTCGTGTCGTTGTTATTGGCGATTATTCTGTTGAACTTTGTGGTGGAACACACGTTTCAAACACTTCTGAAATTGGTCTGTTCAAGATTGTTAAAGAAGAAGGAATTGGTTCAGGAACTCGTCGTATCCTAGCAGTAACAAGTAAGCAAGCATTTGAGGCTTATCGTAAAGAAGAAGATGCTTTGAAAGAAATTGCAAGTACTATTAAAGCTCCTCAAATTGAACAAGTCCCTACAAAAGTTGCAAGTTTGAATGAACAAGTACGTGAATTGCAAAAAGAAGTTGCTGAATTGAAAGAAAAAGCAGCAGCCGCTCAAGCTGGCGATGTCTTTAAAGATGTTAAAGAAGTTAATGGACATACTTATATTGCAACACAAGTTTCAGTTTCTGATGCAGGTGCTCTCCGTACTTTTGCTGACAATTGGAAACAAAAAGATTACTCTGATATCCTAATCTTGGTTGCAGCAATTGGTGAAAAAGTTAATGTCTTAGTTGCAAGTAAATCAAAAGAACTTCATGCAGGTAATGTGATCAAAGCTTTAGCTCCAATTGTTTCAGGTCGAGGTGGTGGTAAACCAGATATGGCTATGGCTGGTGGCTCTGATGCAAGTAAAATCAATGATCTACTAAACGAAGTTCCAAATCAGTTATAA
- a CDS encoding O-methyltransferase, with translation MVNSYSKNANHNMRRPVIKDDIVHFMRKQQKQNTGFLAELEAFARQENIPIIQHEVVAYFRLLMQSLQPEKILEIGTAIGFSALLMAENAPQSKIVTIDRNEEMITFAKENFAKFDRRNQIQLLEGDAADLITNLDEEFDFVFMDSAKSKYIVFLPEILKHLKVGGMIVFDDIFQGGDIVKPIEEVRRGQRTIYRGLQRLFEATLDNPGLTATLLPLSDGLLMVRKNQEVIDLPD, from the coding sequence ATGGTAAATTCATATAGTAAGAATGCAAATCATAATATGCGTCGTCCTGTTATAAAGGATGACATTGTGCATTTTATGAGAAAACAACAAAAACAAAATACAGGATTTTTAGCTGAGCTCGAAGCATTCGCTCGGCAAGAAAATATTCCCATTATTCAGCACGAAGTAGTGGCTTACTTCCGATTATTAATGCAAAGCTTACAGCCTGAGAAAATTCTGGAAATTGGTACAGCGATTGGCTTTTCAGCACTTTTGATGGCTGAAAATGCACCGCAATCAAAAATAGTAACAATCGATCGTAACGAAGAAATGATTACTTTTGCTAAAGAAAACTTTGCAAAATTTGATAGACGTAATCAAATCCAATTACTTGAAGGTGATGCTGCTGACTTAATTACAAACTTGGATGAAGAGTTTGATTTTGTCTTTATGGACTCTGCCAAATCCAAGTACATTGTCTTTCTACCTGAAATTCTCAAGCATTTAAAAGTCGGTGGGATGATCGTTTTTGATGATATTTTTCAAGGTGGGGATATTGTAAAGCCGATTGAGGAAGTTCGTCGTGGGCAGCGGACAATCTACCGTGGACTGCAAAGACTGTTTGAAGCTACGTTGGACAATCCAGGACTGACCGCCACTCTTCTGCCTCTATCGGATGGTTTATTAATGGTCCGCAAAAACCAAGAGGTAATTGACTTACCAGATTAA
- a CDS encoding thiamine phosphate synthase: MQLVDNFIKSRQIVAIGGIGQNDIEPIIKAGANGIAVISAIARSKEIEQTCKSFRSRLDLTLKSE, translated from the coding sequence ATGCAACTGGTTGATAATTTTATTAAATCTCGCCAAATAGTTGCTATTGGTGGTATAGGTCAAAATGATATTGAACCAATAATTAAAGCAGGAGCAAATGGTATAGCAGTCATTTCAGCAATTGCTAGGTCTAAAGAGATTGAACAAACCTGCAAATCATTCAGAAGTCGATTGGATTTAACTTTAAAAAGTGAATAA